A genomic window from Accipiter gentilis chromosome 1, bAccGen1.1, whole genome shotgun sequence includes:
- the LOC126043164 gene encoding arylacetamide deacetylase-like 4, whose protein sequence is MALLPALLLLLLPLAALALALATVLLGLPSYDIPPGVNQPAKLRLVLAVLLSTAALGKILEKTGLCSQITFGRYVRQGRKLGVDPKLFIQDLQFNKVPVRVYQPKATSDGRRRGIIFFHGGGWVFGSLDTYEKVCRYISRESESVVVSVQYRLAPEHKYPAAYEDCLNATIHFMKNIELYGVDPANVIVCGDSAGGNLAAAVSQTLAGRSDLPKLRAQILIYPGLQALDFNLPSYHQNRGVPLLFRERAAFFALQYLNGDALHMQEVLEGSHIPPDMRLKYRKWVSPDNIPEKFKVRGVKPLRPTDFIAEVYETVKRFCEPNLCPLLAEDAIVHQLPESFILTCEYDVLRDDGLLYKKRLEDNGVRVTWYHLEDGFHGIISLYDYCGFSFPAGKRGLDSVVNFLKSL, encoded by the exons aTGGCGCTGCTgcccgcgctgctgctgctgctcctgcccctggCGGCGCTGGCGCTGGCGCTGGCCACGGTCCTCCTCGGCCTCCCCAGCTACGACATCCCGCCCGGGGTGAATCAGCCCGCCAAGCTGCGCCTGGTCCTGGCCGTCCTGCTCAGCACGGCCGCCCTG GGAAAGATTTTGGAGAAGACTGGACTTTGCAGTCAAATCACTTTTGGCCGATACGTGCGACAGGGACGGAAACTAGGGGTGGATCCAAAGCTCTTCATCCAGGATTTGCAGTTTAACAAAGTACCTGTGAGGGTTTATCAGCCTAAAGCTACCTCTGATGGGCGAAGGAGAGGTATCATCTTCTTTCACGGAGGAGGCTGGGTATTTGGAAGTCTTG ataCCTATGAAAAAGTATGCCGCTACATATCCAGAGAAAGTGAATCGGTAGTTGTATCTGTTCA GTATCGTTTAGCTCCTGAACACAAATACCCTGCTGCGTATGAAGACTGTCTTAATGCCACCATACACTTTATGAAGAATATAGAGCTCTATGGCGTGGATCCCGCCAATGTAATTGTCTGCGGGGACAGTGCTGGGGGCAATCTAGCAGCTGCTGTTAGCCAGACCCTTGCAGGTAGATCAGACCTCCCCAAACTACGTGCTCAGATCTTGATCTACCCAGGCCTTCAGGCACTGGACTTCAATTTACCATCTTATCATCAAAATCGAGGAGTCCCTCTCTTATTCCGAGAACGTGCCGCTTTCTTTGCTTTGCAGTACTTAAATGGGGATGCGCTGCATATGCAAGAGGTCTTGGAGGGCTCTCATATTCCTCCAGATATGAGGCTGAAGTACAGGAAGTGGGTGAGTCCAGATAACATCCCTGAAAAATTTAAAGTCAGAGGTGTGAAGCCACTTAGGCCCACTGATTTTATAGCTGAAGTTTATGAGACAGTGAAAAGATTCTGTGAGCCCAACCTGTGTCCGCTGTTAGCCGAAGATGCTATTGTTCACCAGCTGCCCGAGTCTTTCATCTTGACCTGTGAGTATGATGTGCTGAGGGATGACGGCTTGCTTTACAAGAAGAGATTGGAGGACAACGGTGTTCGAGTGACCTGGTACCACCTCGAGGATGGATTCCACGGAATCATAAGCCTATATGATTATTGCGGTTTCTCATTTCCAGCTGGGAAAAGGGGATTGGACAGTGTTGTTAACTTCCTAAAAAGCTTATAG